The Choristoneura fumiferana chromosome Z, NRCan_CFum_1, whole genome shotgun sequence DNA window CATATTCTTGCTAGGGCGCGCTGGTCACGCAGCACATCTCCCTCATTAGTACCAGTCTCCACAATGTCCCACAATCCATCATGCATCAATGACATTTTGACTGCGAATTTCCAAGAATGGTAATTGCGAGCGCCTTCCAGTTTTTCAATGCTGGCATGAGAGCTTGCGGCATGCATCACTGTCGCTTGCGAGTTCGCGGCAGGCATGTTGCCACGAGGTTCCAACACATCATCACCATTAGCAGGCATATcgctccaaaaaaaatataaatatttgcgCTTACTTGTGTTCAGTCAGATGCTTAACCTCATCCATCCACGTTCTTCGTGAACTGGGCATACATAACCTGTAGGAGCAGCAGTCGGTGTCCTTTCAGAGGTTTATCGTGGATACAATAAAATGAAGACGGATGATTTCTCAGATGAATCAGGATTTATTCAATTACAGCACAGCAACAAAATAACAAGCAGTGAGTCGACGGACGGAAGACGAGATAGAGAGCAGTAGACAACCCATGGTGTTGTCATTACACAAAAGGTCATAAGGCATGCCATGCAATAGAGATAATGCATATCTACATGCCCATTCATTATCAATCTTAACattttgtacttacgttcatccattttaccggtgcggataagagtgctttatctcctttgatttcggcaacattgtatacttatcactggtgtcaaaatattctagactcatagccatgtgtggcaagttccttgaatctgctcgcacaaattcactcatttcgtattgaaaggtgaagccgctaaaatagaaaatatggtccaaaagtcaagccaagtgtcgtcgagactgcaagatagcgttgtcgaagaagcagagccaaaatagtcgtcgaaactatccaatcggggtccaattatcatgcaaaggtcgtggagaaatgcggcaaattttaaagtactgagtttgtgctgagaggtctttaaaaattatccaaaaaacactgatcgcaccaaatcgcaaagtaaataaaacggttttaggttagattctacttgacagtgacagcagtgacagttgacttcgtttttttttttagtgtttctactaagtactaagccctcaacggttctgcaatttcaatctcacaaacgtcatatcgaccacttaaaaaaatatttctaattaataagaggaaataaaaataaaagagctgcagttcctcgattattaagacgtcgactatcgatgaaaaatataattagcacctcttcaaaaaactttacttagccaattgtaTTTAGTTTCGACTTTCACACAGACAAAAACATCAATTTAAATCTGGTCACACTGCCTGACAGTCGCTTCACTTCACTGTCAAAGTCAGAAGTGTAAGTAAGTGTCAAAGTCAGTCGGTCTGTGTCAGCgtcagctgaaaatcagcgcgattacgaaaatatatttttacttgtGTATGTTTAGTTAATGTGGTAACGTTGTAATGCAATGAATGAACAAAACATATTTGGGTACCAACAAGAGGCACCCGGCCAGCCGGTGATGCCGGGAGACCCGGCGCAGCCTCCACTGGGAGCACCATTTCAGGTAAGGCTATGTTATTGGTTTCATAACTCGCTGATAGAAATATTTTGAAGAAATGTAACATGACCATTTTCCATTGACCATATTTTATACTAATATACTACAATTTTAGGGTCCTTACAAGTTTTCCCCTGATGAGGTCCGAGTTATGGCACAGTGTAATCGCGAGAGCTTCTACCAACGTTCCCTGCCATTGAGCACAGCTTTTGGCGTGGGAACTTATATGGCACTCCAGAAAGGTGTGTATTTGAAATTGGAAATGATTATATGATTATATGTCTATTATGCAATTGTATTGTTCATGATTCCGTGTTATTAAAATTGTGCAATAGGTACCTGTTTTTTATTAGTTGGTGGCTTTTGTATTTTCATGCAGAAATGTCGATTAATGTTGAGTTGGACATTATAGATATTGGCAAAGGTTAtgcatgcatttttttttaagtagctatGCTGACAGGAGATTTAACCTATTTAGAATGCCAAATTTTAATAGATCCACTATTTTTGCTATAGATGCATCATATTTTTAGTGAATTGACATAATTACCAAAATTCAACCTTTATGATATTCCAGTTAAATTACTTTTGACAACTAGCAAATTAGTTTAaataaccctttaccaggccccttagaactagcgtgtcttcatacatactttatatactgttacaaccgtatttaacgccttgtaaaaaatgaatttacaaaagttggagatgttcctttaaaccagaaataaaaatgtgggttacggttatcccatcgcctgtctaagtaattaactgtcatactcgattttgtcttattatattcttgatcaggcgaagggatatattcctcccacatcttattcttcagggaaagtctttaaaaggagattttaaacagttttattacttacgcgagtttttatgacacaacaagacaatttaccgggccatgggaagaatagctcccgcacagttaaactctaataaggccatgggataatgtcaacccacatcctaattttggtcatacacaaaaatgcatgaatatttagcaaaatctataaaatacaaaaaaatgttcgatctatgtacttctgtttcatagaaattaaggaaagtgttccaatttctccgtagtttactgaaattagagttcaagtgaatctaaacggctgccaaagatatattacgcgatttagaagcgtgttgtgaatgaagataataaaatactattttcagggacagacaaaatattttgtaggaggtttggactacggtaaccgatataagatgtgggaggaatatatccctttgtctggtaaagggttaaacatctggtttgaatttttaataattgaatcACACCTGCTCTACTTAGCCATAGAAATTCCAATTCTGAATCTCAATATTCTTATGATTAATAAGCCAGGATGAAATATCTACAGAGGCATAAAGAGTTCGAAATTATTGCAATGTTCATGCTATTTCCATTATTACAATCTAtagattttaatataaacttgaatGTGTGCCCTGGAATAAAAGCAATGTAATCTAACATACTTATTCATCTACCAATTTGATTGCAATGATAATATATTAACCCTCGTATGTTTAGGCGCTGATCAGTGGCAAAATTTAAgactatatttttgtatttttatttaaatctgatgAATTTGGggttattaaaacagatgagactagaattcagcttttttagttcccgcatatGAGGGGTTGAAGCTTTTGTTTCAGATTTTGTTGCTTTTGCGAATTTATGCTATAAGCACTTATTGAGCCCAGACTAAACGGTGTAGGTATATGTCGGCAGCCGGTCGTAGAATCcaccaaatcacgaaattcctaggcatatcgtgaaatggcgccatttcatgaattggctaagggacatctgccatatcattaaaaaatcaccatttaacgatttgcctagtgacgtttaggcagatcatgatattcctaggcatatcatgaaacaccgccatttcatgatttggccagttaacacagatcatgaaattcctaggcatatcatgaaacgccgccatatcggttcggacacttcgccggccgctgccacggcacgcgcgcttcgctcgctcggcttgtgcgttgtggtcataattcatactaaccactcctcgcttcgctcgtcgtacctaaatttttctttttttcggcatatcacgatgtgcccggtacagagctaggaatatcgacgaatgcgttgcaaAAAGCCCTTTTATTTCGAATTCTCTACAACTTTCGCACTACATACATGTTTAGATATTCTATTGAATATAACATCTAAACATGTGCGGCGGCATGCGGCATGCCTCTTAGCATAGGTCTCCTCCAGCTCTCTCAACTgagctttttattttaaagttgaatatctcaaaaacggccaaacccattttaattaaacttaactAAGAACCATCTCTCATCgtctttgaagtggcaatgggcaggccacatcgctcgaagaacagataaccgttgggggagaaaagtcctcgagtggcgaccacgaaccggaagacgaagcgttggcaggcctcccaccaggtggactgacgacatcgtgagagttgcgggaaaccggtggatgcaagtggcgagttgtcgttcattgtggcgttctaagggggaggcctttgtccagcagtggacgtcttcgggctgatgatgatgatgatcatgaagaACCATCTCAATTAGCCTCTATCCGTTTAGGAGCTATGTTtccacagacaggcacacacaaACAGTGGTCAAATTTGAAATACCCCGCATTTGTGTTGGTTAAGGGGCAAAAAAGAAGATTGCAATTTATTGGATGTCGGTCTTGTGTACCCATCATGTCAATCTTTGAGTTCGTGAATTTTACGATTAAGTCTTTTACTCGTGACATCAATATATCTGATTATTATGTAcctttgattttattttctatatgaCCAAGaagttaattaccaggtagtttctatcatTGAATTGAGCCATCTCATTGCTattaatggaaataaaaagaaaaataagtgtATAAATACCTAGGTTAAGTGTTcctgttatttattaaatttagtttttaaattattaaagatGACTGAATTAATTGACTTGTGaatgttttctttattattgTGCATAAGTCAAGTCCCAGAATAATGTATGAATTTGCTCAGGTATTAAGAACCATCTCCAAATGCATGACAGCAAACCTTTTCAGTGGATGCCATCAAAGAATTGTGACTTCATTTACTGGTCTAAAATGAGactgtaataaatataaattattagtaAGCCTGCATTGCTAAAGACTATTGTGTTACAGGATATTTCAAACCAAATCCCCGTTTTGGTGCATTGCCTAAAATGTCACTGGCAGTGTTGGTGGGCTATTTCATCGGCAAGCTTTCATACCAGCAGGCGTGTGCTGAGAAACTAATGGCTCTGCCAGGAAGCTACATTGGTCAACTCCTCCGTGAGAGAAGGGATGGACGTGCAGGGTGATTATCTAAATTTAcgattttatttaggtatagcatttacccacggcttcgtaTTCGGATGCCATTAAGTTTAGCAGTTGAATAGAAATTCCGTTACTTCGCAAATAATCCCAAAACAGCGAATTTTATTAACGTTGcgtaaaaagttaaattttgcaattttatCGCCGTCCTTTGGAAATATCTGGATAAAAGGTAGCCTGGATGTATGATTCCacatgtccagctatctacaaacTAACAAATGTCATTTCAAATGGTGCTGTGCTGGTGGTGTTTAAAACACCTTGTGTACAATTTAATGAatgataaatgtaaaaaaaaaatatatattttcagaaCCACTATGACAAAACAGTCTCCCACAATGTTTGGGGCAGGCCCAAACGACATTTACTCTGATGCAGGCCCTGGCAGCTCGCTGGACCTCGACACTGATCGCCCAGTGTTTAACGAGGATACTTATCGTCCCGATAATGAAGGTACCAAGTTGCCAGAGCTATTTACCCTCTTATAAATTGAAAAGTGTAAGCAAATCACATTTACCTGAACTACATACGAGTACAGTCGAGGgtataaatacctatacagcTATAGCATTAAATATTTGTAGACATCGACTTTATAGTCAGTGGCATAAAGgtttgtagatatttttgacgtattgggaatgtttatatatttatgcccttgactgtacaatacacAAAGTTCTCGGATggagatcggcaagcgcagcgtaagacgtccaccaacgaaatgggCGGATGAGTTGATTGCTCGCAGGTTCGCGTTGAATATAGGCAGCTcagaccgaagcaactgaaagTCTATGGGGGAATcttatatccaacagtggacatcacgcggctgatatgatgatatgcAATAcgcaatattttaaaataaacttttatccaTACAGTTCTATGCTACCTCTAGATTCCATGTAGAagagttgaaattgaaaattgttaATAGAATTTGTGTAGGTACTTGCGAGTATTGAACAGCAAGGCTAAGCAACCGGAAAGGATACCTACCAAACTTTTGCATGAGTAAAGTCCatgtaaatataacaaaattttCTATGTTCTTCATTCAACCACAATGCGAagattagtttttattgtttattaaaaaaacagtttgttataattttgtgCATCCCGTACAATCCGTTGTAACTCAGATCCCTGATTCAGTGTTACCCAGGCATGGGTTACAGTGGATCACGCgccattttttataaaatgtatatattttattgcagaATTTCCCAGGTGCTttctttgtctttgtttttcaaaaatagATAGTAAAcgtgttttaagaaaaaaaactgagCTTTTTGAAGAGACTAGTGCGATAAAATCAGTTTGAAAAAGATCTGCTCCACTGTGACCCACTCTCCCCTACACTTTAGACACTGACAAAGTGTATGTATGCATTCAttataataaatgaatgaaataacaTAGTGAGAGTATTCTTATGAAAGTGTGAATTTTACTGAAATGTCTGAATGAACCTTAATGCAGAAGAAACGTTTTCAGTTTTCCATTACAGATATGGCTATGGCATTACAAATTTGCCTTCCATCCATGTAACCGGTCGTTCGAGGGTCACTGACGGTGctgaatgaaaatcagcactggggcgttttaacgcttcagcattatgctgagtcagtgTCCGATtaacaaccgcaatgacacatactatccTTCGTGTTGCCTAtttgtacttacttaataatattgttgtcttgtgttgtgtaaaatatatttctttctttctttaatgagAAACTTTCGTTGCAGGTAGCGGCGCTCCTGCGGATCCAGAGCGCAAGCAGGGGCCTTCTCTTTCGTACGAAGACCTCCGACGTAAAAACCGCGGTGACTATTCCGAAGTCAGGCAGGACCCATACAGGTAAACTCGACTACCTACTAGAGAGCTAAAAAACTGTCAGTGCCGACGAATCACTTAAATTTGCTTCAGCGTAGGACCATTCAgacaatttataaaattaattcgcAGCAGTATTTAGcttaatatttagaaaaaactGTAGATCTGATGATATTCTGTCTGTGTACAGttaagtgcaaagatatcgacacggccaaagttaaaaaaatatgtatacacgactttatgcatatctttgcacttgactgtatctACCTAGTGATCTAGTTTTTCTCTGTCATAAAGCCTAGGCAGCAGCCTAGACatagtttagacttgcaataaaaaccgtgcaagttgcattacattgcgaggccataAAGTGAACGAGTATTAAGTGGTTAATCGAGCGCCGCTATGTAATGCAACTTCCACGATATTTCTTGCAGATCTTAACTCTGCTTAAGGGTTTTATCCCTTTTATTATTAATCGGCGAGCCTATGCTAAAAGGATGAATGAGATATTCTCTCGTTTCAGAATGGATCCCAGCGCGCTGCCGCCGATCGGGCGGCCGCGGCCGGCGTCGCCCGCGCCTCCGCCGCCCGCCAACACCAACAAATACGGCGACATCATGGATTAGCAACGAACAACTTGATAGCGTGGTAGCATTATTAgctataaaatgtaataataagaGAAAGGCATTTAATGCACATGCTTTATTGGTTGTGCTGTTATAGTCAATAACTTTTGTTACGTATAGTTTTTggcttgttaaaaaatatttttctgttattATTTCTGTGTGGGTTTAGTTTTCAATGGCTtttgatttcaatgaaaaatgtttactgCCCCTGCGCAAGTCAAGTGTCATGTTGTCGCCGAGATCAATCATGTAAAAAGCTGTTATTAAATCGATTACCAATAAAGTAGATAAGAGTTGCAATATggactttattataataaaattgaatttgactttgaccCAGAAATACACAATTCCTAACAAATTCGCACTGCAGTCTTACGCTTAAGTgtagaaaaatataaacatcAATAGGAAAAcactttattaataaaatatatctcaATTAAGTAAAACTGAAACaaaagtaaatttatattataacttaaCTAACCGACAAATCTTTTAAGCGACA harbors:
- the asrij gene encoding OCIA domain-containing protein asrij isoform X2 produces the protein MNEQNIFGYQQEAPGQPVMPGDPAQPPLGAPFQGPYKFSPDEVRVMAQCNRESFYQRSLPLSTAFGVGTYMALQKGYFKPNPRFGALPKMSLAVLVGYFIGKLSYQQACAEKLMALPGSYIGQLLRERRDGRAGTTMTKQSPTMFGAGPNDIYSDAGPGSSLDLDTDRPVFNEDTYRPDNEGSGAPADPERKQGPSLSYEDLRRKNRGDYSEVRQDPYRMDPSALPPIGRPRPASPAPPPPANTNKYGDIMD
- the asrij gene encoding OCIA domain-containing protein asrij isoform X1, whose translation is MSAKNEKNDPDKKGESNCNCYSKSRSKTCPPVLNITHPLRYYEFTQDEIKALEECDKESFYHRCLPFSTLFASVTYAAIRWGYFKPNPRFGALPKMSLAVLVGYFIGKLSYQQACAEKLMALPGSYIGQLLRERRDGRAGTTMTKQSPTMFGAGPNDIYSDAGPGSSLDLDTDRPVFNEDTYRPDNEGSGAPADPERKQGPSLSYEDLRRKNRGDYSEVRQDPYRMDPSALPPIGRPRPASPAPPPPANTNKYGDIMD